The Chryseobacterium sp. JV274 sequence GCATCAGAGACAAGGTCCCAGCCTGTTGTATTTACGGGGTTTCCGGTAAGTTGGTAGGTTTGCGAAAATAGGCTTCCCGGCAAGCATAATAAGATAGTCAGTACAAAAATGAGTATATCTTTTTTCATAGTGGATGGATTGTGATGTTATACTTTTTCTTAGAAATAAAATTGTTTTTTTAATGTTTGAATTGATCATGAAACAATCTCTGATTAAGCAGGTCTTGTTTTAATACCGAAACTACCCCAAATGAGGTAGTTTCTGATAGTAAAATTTATTCTCTGTTTTTTACCAATACCCAGCCTGAGTATTTAGTTTCAGTATTGTCTTTATTGTTTTCGTTCCATGAGATGGTGTACCAGTAAGTACCTGTAAGAACTTTTTTACCGGAAGCAGTTCCATCCCAAGTGAAGTTTCTCATCTTTCCGGCTTCATACAATTTATTGCCATATCTGTCGTAGACGATGAATACTAAGTTTTTTTTGTAAGCGAGTGCAGAGTAGTCTATGAAATCGTTTACGTTATCACCGTTCGGAGTGATGGCATTAATCAGGTTTGGTACAGTGATCTGAACTTCAACAGGAGTACAGTTATAGAAGTCTTTTACATATACTCTTACTTCTCCTCTTGCCAGTCCGGTGAATATGTTGCTGGTCTGCCAGTTGACTCCATCCAGAGAGAATTGATACTGAGGTTTTCCTCCTGCTACATTTACGGTGATCGTGTTGTTGTCAATATCAATGCTGGAAATCACAGGATTTGCAGATGCATTTATTTTTACAATCTGTGTCGTGATACAGTTGCCGGTTTTAAGCTTCACCCAATAAACACCTACTCCAAGGTCTTTAACAGATGAGGTAGTGGCTCCGGTGCTCCATTCATAGCCATCAAATCCAGGACCTGCATCCAGATCTGTTTTTTCACCAATACAAATGGTTTTGTCTTTCAGAACAGAAGAAGGAACAGGTGGTAATACAATAAGGTTGATTTTAGCAATATTAAAACATCCGTTGGCATCTGTTACTTTTGCGTAAACGGCAGTACTTGTGGATAAGTACTGAAGAGGGTTCATGATTTCATTGGTTCCGTCTAAAGCATTAGCAATGGAGGTGTAGTATTTTTTTGTCACTCCAGAAGTTAATGTAGTAACATCAGCAGTGGTCAGATTAAAAATAGCACTGGTAATATTGTTTTCAATAAAACATGATCTGAGTGTGGCTTCTTTCACAGGTGTGTCAGGATAAAATGCCAGCGTGATTTTTGCGGAACCTGTACATCCCTGAGGAGTTGTCACTTTTACATACACGTCTCCCGGAGCAGATATATAGTTGCCGGGATTTTGAATCTCATTAGTATCTGCGTTGAGATCTGCTAACGTTTTATAATATTTTTTAACCGCTCCCGGAACACCTGTTACATTTGCTGTATTCAGGTTGAAAGCGGCCGTTCCGGCTTTGTTATTATTACATACAGTAATGGTTTTATCCTCAGCTTTAAAAGGAGCGAGAACGAGTAAGATTTTACCATCCGGATTATCACAGAGCAGTCCTGCATTATCTTTAATAACAACCGTAACTGTTGTATTTGTATTGAATTGGTAGTTGGCAGGGTTGGCAATAGGGGTAGAACTTCCCAGTGGA is a genomic window containing:
- a CDS encoding lectin-like domain-containing protein: MNKNLLLYLSVFLLCIAGKSFAQTYQLIGNPVATTGWTMVSPTQVNTDFIQLTPDTNNQSGSIRLNDPINLKYCDKWRVEFDFRMDSNQTSNGDGIAFWYLANPPVASVLGSGLGVSQNAVGLVVGFDTYNNTTTATMSKVHVAYGQVQNTSDTNNVEFFNVAGSSFHSPDLNTTQPFQGTTFKHVEVTAQVDPANPTSWILKITIDGNVICNQSFAPSGTAAAMTVGYFGFSASTGGARSRHSIKNVKIYTDKVPILQNSATQSFCPNPTTGYGSVNLTSFNSQFVNNTSNYTFTYYPLGSSTPIANPANYQFNTNTTVTVVIKDNAGLLCDNPDGKILLVLAPFKAEDKTITVCNNNKAGTAAFNLNTANVTGVPGAVKKYYKTLADLNADTNEIQNPGNYISAPGDVYVKVTTPQGCTGSAKITLAFYPDTPVKEATLRSCFIENNITSAIFNLTTADVTTLTSGVTKKYYTSIANALDGTNEIMNPLQYLSTSTAVYAKVTDANGCFNIAKINLIVLPPVPSSVLKDKTICIGEKTDLDAGPGFDGYEWSTGATTSSVKDLGVGVYWVKLKTGNCITTQIVKINASANPVISSIDIDNNTITVNVAGGKPQYQFSLDGVNWQTSNIFTGLARGEVRVYVKDFYNCTPVEVQITVPNLINAITPNGDNVNDFIDYSALAYKKNLVFIVYDRYGNKLYEAGKMRNFTWDGTASGKKVLTGTYWYTISWNENNKDNTETKYSGWVLVKNRE